The following are encoded in a window of bacterium genomic DNA:
- a CDS encoding GNAT family N-acetyltransferase: MNPPDLPSPPDTGPAIRELRSGERKAAVGVINTAAGWYREFLPPEELHGPEIDESGWDAEAERMTWWGAFSDHGLVGVTGSEPIGDVVLLRHLYVLPEHQRSGVAGALIRHVEASAPGSTRMIVAGTYQANYKARGVLEKHGYRPAGDSESVLRTYYDIPEDRLLGSIAYVRRVGPPRR; this comes from the coding sequence TTGAACCCGCCCGACCTGCCATCGCCCCCAGACACCGGCCCGGCAATCCGCGAGCTGCGATCCGGGGAACGCAAGGCGGCGGTCGGGGTGATCAACACCGCGGCCGGTTGGTACCGCGAGTTCCTTCCGCCCGAGGAGCTGCACGGCCCGGAGATCGACGAGTCCGGCTGGGATGCCGAGGCGGAGCGGATGACATGGTGGGGCGCCTTCTCGGACCATGGCCTGGTGGGGGTCACGGGTAGCGAGCCCATCGGGGACGTGGTGCTCCTTCGCCACCTGTACGTCCTTCCCGAGCACCAGCGAAGCGGTGTCGCCGGCGCCCTGATCCGCCATGTCGAGGCGTCTGCGCCCGGCTCGACCAGGATGATCGTGGCCGGCACCTACCAGGCCAACTACAAGGCCCGCGGCGTCCTGGAGAAGCACGGCTACCGGCCGGCCGGCGACTCCGAGTCCGTTCTCCGCACCTACTACGACATACCCGAGGACCGCCTCCTCGGTTCTATCGCGTACGTGAGGCGAGTGGGCCCGCCACGGCGATAA
- a CDS encoding MFS transporter produces the protein MSALLRMFGPASGYRRDDWRLLGLMYLAGLFQGYVQTQAVNTLPFVRLAFDLSKADMSYLFAVARIGSLVAVVYAVFGDRWGRRGPFLAAYLMLMLATGATAAAFSPTVYTALQVAARMGSAAMAMLATVLLAERVNWNNRAWAISLYSTAVALGSGAGLLALPIAQTSEAGWRLLFAASLAGLPIYLWLRVRVEESRVFQFDTGGGSVFPPLFGRFSGRFWLAGIYSLSLSAFSAVAVTFALERLVNGLGLTSSEAARILLIGGTLGGTGFFLGGRMGDTLGRKPAILLSLVVGLAGGIGFYWTSSRDLLIVAATLSAFGSSAALPVSAAQRTELFPTAIRATATQWLHTVAVLGSIIGLTIAGTTIELWGLPLTVTALGAGVVVAMLAQLVIPETLGDDLSHMTTTR, from the coding sequence TTGAGCGCCCTGTTGCGCATGTTCGGTCCGGCCTCCGGGTACCGCCGGGATGACTGGCGGCTGCTGGGCCTGATGTACCTGGCCGGCCTGTTCCAGGGATACGTCCAGACCCAGGCCGTCAACACCCTCCCGTTCGTCCGGCTCGCGTTCGACCTGTCCAAGGCCGACATGAGCTACCTGTTCGCCGTCGCCCGCATCGGTTCCCTGGTAGCCGTCGTGTACGCGGTGTTCGGCGACCGCTGGGGACGTCGAGGACCCTTCCTGGCGGCGTACCTGATGCTCATGTTGGCCACCGGCGCCACGGCGGCGGCCTTCTCCCCCACCGTGTACACCGCCCTGCAAGTGGCCGCCCGCATGGGTTCGGCAGCGATGGCGATGCTCGCCACGGTCCTGCTGGCCGAGCGGGTCAACTGGAACAACCGGGCCTGGGCGATCAGCCTCTACTCCACCGCCGTGGCGCTCGGATCCGGAGCGGGGCTCCTCGCCCTTCCGATCGCCCAGACCAGCGAGGCCGGCTGGCGCCTCCTGTTCGCGGCATCGTTGGCCGGCCTTCCCATCTACCTCTGGTTGAGGGTGAGGGTCGAGGAGAGCAGGGTGTTCCAGTTCGACACCGGCGGTGGCAGCGTGTTCCCACCCCTGTTCGGTCGCTTCTCCGGACGTTTCTGGCTGGCCGGCATCTACAGCCTCTCGTTAAGCGCCTTCTCGGCGGTGGCGGTCACCTTCGCTCTCGAACGCCTCGTCAACGGTCTGGGCCTGACCTCCTCCGAGGCGGCGCGCATCCTGCTGATCGGAGGCACGCTGGGAGGAACCGGCTTCTTCCTCGGTGGGCGCATGGGCGACACTCTGGGACGCAAGCCGGCCATTCTCCTCTCGCTGGTCGTGGGGCTGGCGGGCGGGATCGGCTTCTACTGGACGTCGAGCAGAGACCTTCTCATCGTGGCCGCGACGCTGTCGGCCTTCGGAAGCTCGGCCGCCCTGCCCGTCAGCGCCGCCCAGCGAACCGAGCTGTTCCCCACCGCCATCAGGGCCACCGCCACCCAATGGCTGCATACGGTGGCCGTGCTCGGGTCGATTATCGGCCTGACCATCGCCGGCACCACGATCGAGCTCTGGGGCTTGCCGCTGACCGTGACCGCGCTGGGCGCGGGGGTGGTGGTAGCCATGCTCGCCCAACTCGTCATTCCCGAGACGTTGGGCGACGACCTGAGTCACATGACCACCACCCGGTAG
- a CDS encoding MATE family efflux transporter — MFRITDDDRTIARLAVPALGALAAEPLVALVDTAFVGRLGEDPLAAMGVVTGILGLAFFVFIALAYAGTPLIARAIGIGDHGRAAQLAGQSLFVAAVLGAAGLVLLEGAAPQLVGLMGAGPDVAPHAVSYLRIRGLGLPALLMISVGHSVYRGVGDTRTPMFISIGLSLVNLVLDPLFIFGFGWGLAGAGFASVIAQTVGGGAFLFFFLTGHTGLVLRRVRPRWADLRELVGAASALFVRTSAIVAALTVAVAVAARLGDAEVAAHQVAAQVWIFLSLVVDAVAIAAQNLVARHLATDRAAARRFSQRMLFWGLCWGVLLAVAFWFVRNDLPGWFTTDPAVAALVVVLMPFVALSQPLNGLIFVLDGIMIGATDFAYMAKAMVFAAVVACSLMVLADSISAVWWALLTMNALRLATLYRRYRVVVM; from the coding sequence ATGTTCCGCATAACCGACGACGACCGCACCATTGCCCGCCTGGCCGTTCCGGCCCTGGGCGCGCTGGCCGCCGAGCCCCTCGTGGCGCTGGTCGATACCGCCTTCGTGGGACGCCTCGGCGAGGATCCTCTGGCGGCGATGGGGGTGGTGACCGGCATTCTCGGCCTGGCGTTCTTCGTCTTCATCGCCCTGGCCTATGCCGGAACCCCGCTCATCGCCCGGGCGATCGGGATCGGCGACCACGGCCGGGCGGCGCAGTTGGCCGGCCAGTCGCTGTTCGTGGCCGCGGTGCTGGGGGCTGCGGGCCTGGTCCTGCTCGAAGGGGCCGCCCCCCAGCTGGTCGGCCTGATGGGCGCCGGGCCGGATGTGGCGCCGCATGCGGTCTCCTACCTGCGGATCCGCGGCCTCGGCCTGCCTGCTCTCCTCATGATCTCCGTCGGACACTCGGTGTACCGGGGGGTGGGCGACACCCGGACCCCGATGTTCATCAGCATCGGCCTGAGCCTCGTCAACCTGGTTCTCGATCCCCTGTTCATCTTCGGATTCGGATGGGGACTGGCCGGCGCCGGCTTCGCCTCGGTGATCGCGCAGACCGTGGGCGGCGGAGCCTTCCTGTTCTTCTTCCTGACCGGCCACACCGGGCTGGTCCTGCGCCGGGTCCGGCCCCGGTGGGCGGACCTGAGGGAACTGGTCGGCGCCGCGTCGGCCCTCTTCGTGCGGACTTCCGCGATCGTGGCGGCACTCACCGTCGCGGTGGCGGTCGCCGCTCGCCTGGGCGACGCCGAGGTGGCCGCCCACCAGGTGGCGGCCCAGGTGTGGATATTCCTGAGCCTCGTGGTCGACGCGGTAGCGATCGCCGCCCAGAACCTGGTGGCACGCCATCTCGCCACCGACCGGGCGGCCGCCCGCCGCTTCTCCCAGCGGATGCTCTTCTGGGGACTGTGCTGGGGAGTGCTCCTGGCGGTGGCCTTCTGGTTCGTGCGCAACGACCTGCCCGGGTGGTTCACGACCGATCCGGCGGTGGCTGCGCTCGTAGTGGTCCTGATGCCGTTCGTCGCGCTGAGCCAGCCCCTCAACGGCCTTATCTTCGTGCTGGACGGGATCATGATCGGCGCCACCGACTTCGCGTACATGGCCAAGGCGATGGTCTTCGCCGCGGTGGTGGCGTGCTCGCTGATGGTCTTGGCGGACTCGATCAGCGCCGTCTGGTGGGCGCTGCTCACCATGAACGCCCTCCGCCTGGCAACCCTGTACCGGCGCTACCGGGTGGTGGTCATGTGA
- the nth gene encoding endonuclease III yields the protein MGRGEVRADGTVPTARERGYARRIVNRLASRYPEISTALAYANPFELLVSTVISAQTTDENVNRATPDLFARWPTPDDLAAADPEEVERVIFSTGFYRQKTRSIIALAQDLVERYGGVVPDDMAELVTLKGVGRKTASVVLAEAFGQPAIAVDTHVRRITNRLSLTTEDDPTRIEQDLKALVPRHEWQHLSMRIIQFGRDVCSARKPRCWECELARLCPFEPKSLPPD from the coding sequence ATGGGAAGGGGTGAGGTACGGGCGGACGGAACCGTCCCGACCGCAAGGGAACGGGGCTACGCCCGGCGTATCGTCAACCGGCTCGCCTCCCGATATCCGGAGATCAGCACCGCTCTCGCCTACGCCAACCCCTTCGAGCTGCTGGTTTCGACGGTCATATCCGCCCAGACCACCGACGAGAACGTCAACCGGGCCACCCCGGACCTGTTCGCCCGCTGGCCGACCCCCGACGACTTGGCCGCCGCCGACCCCGAAGAGGTCGAGAGGGTGATCTTCTCCACCGGCTTCTACCGGCAGAAGACCCGGTCGATCATCGCCCTGGCCCAGGACCTGGTGGAGCGCTACGGCGGGGTGGTTCCGGATGACATGGCCGAGTTGGTGACGCTGAAGGGTGTGGGGCGCAAGACCGCCTCGGTGGTGCTGGCAGAGGCGTTCGGCCAACCGGCCATCGCGGTGGACACCCATGTCCGGAGGATCACCAACCGGCTCTCGCTCACGACCGAGGACGACCCCACCAGGATCGAGCAGGACCTGAAGGCCCTGGTGCCCCGCCACGAATGGCAGCATCTCTCGATGCGGATCATCCAGTTCGGCAGGGACGTCTGCAGCGCTCGCAAGCCCCGGTGCTGGGAGTGCGAGCTCGCCAGGCTGTGCCCGTTCGAGCCGAAGTCCCTCCCGCCTGACTGA
- a CDS encoding phosphoribosyltransferase family protein codes for MDLERYILERSSVSGEIISADTFLNHRVDPTVMVEFGRRIAEIAAPLRPDVIVTAEASGIPPALTAATQLGLPMVYAKKYVLPGPRKAVSKEVRSATKGFEYTIEIRRHVLEPGMRALVVDDFLAQGRTAVALGEIVEELGCEMLGAVFAIEKAWVGARRLIEERGWPVWAVTSVASVDGGVIRFG; via the coding sequence ATGGACCTGGAGCGCTACATACTCGAGCGGTCAAGCGTCAGCGGTGAGATCATCAGCGCCGACACCTTCCTGAACCACCGGGTCGACCCCACCGTCATGGTCGAGTTCGGCCGCCGGATCGCCGAGATCGCCGCCCCGCTCCGGCCGGATGTCATCGTCACCGCCGAGGCGAGCGGGATACCTCCCGCCCTGACCGCCGCCACGCAGCTGGGTCTCCCCATGGTCTATGCCAAGAAGTACGTCCTACCGGGGCCCAGGAAGGCGGTGAGCAAGGAGGTGCGGTCGGCCACCAAGGGCTTCGAGTACACGATCGAGATCCGCAGGCACGTGCTGGAGCCCGGAATGAGGGCGCTGGTCGTGGACGACTTCCTCGCCCAGGGACGGACCGCGGTGGCGCTGGGCGAGATAGTCGAGGAACTCGGCTGCGAGATGCTGGGGGCGGTCTTCGCCATCGAGAAGGCCTGGGTTGGCGCCCGTCGCCTGATCGAGGAACGGGGTTGGCCGGTCTGGGCGGTGACCAGCGTGGCGTCGGTCGACGGCGGCGTGATCCGGTTTGGCTGA
- a CDS encoding PaaI family thioesterase: MAEPVPPVADIVDALRRHTGDECFACGRTNPIGLHIDDFDIRGDDVVATFTARHDLQGTIGNLHGGIAATALDEILVWAGILQEQVLCVTGRLELRYRRPVGVAGVIDLRGRVEERRGNRLVISGSLDTGDGGMSVTAKGLYLVSHTIAELMEQTG; the protein is encoded by the coding sequence TTGGCTGAACCTGTCCCGCCGGTCGCCGACATAGTCGATGCCCTCAGGCGACACACCGGGGACGAGTGCTTCGCCTGCGGGCGGACCAACCCGATCGGACTCCACATCGACGACTTCGACATCCGGGGGGACGACGTGGTGGCGACGTTCACCGCCCGCCACGACCTCCAAGGCACCATCGGGAACCTCCATGGCGGGATCGCCGCCACCGCCCTCGACGAGATCCTGGTCTGGGCCGGGATCCTCCAGGAGCAGGTCTTATGCGTCACCGGGAGGCTGGAGCTGCGCTACCGCCGCCCGGTCGGCGTCGCGGGGGTGATCGATCTCCGGGGCCGGGTCGAAGAACGTAGGGGCAACCGGCTGGTGATCAGCGGATCGCTCGACACAGGTGACGGTGGCATGAGCGTGACCGCCAAGGGCCTGTATCTCGTGAGCCATACCATCGCCGAGCTCATGGAGCAGACCGGCTGA
- a CDS encoding S-layer homology domain-containing protein: MRRGLMSGRRPAAIAVLVVAAAAVAVLCLSVPAGAGGHRAVRTFDAAVVEPGGEVEVRIRARDFGQFGRVSEALPEGWTYSGSSLPEAAVTVEDGGVVRFLLLNPEPSSTFAFTYTLTAPDTDGVFALSGTIEDSARASVAVLGHREIVVVDASYTEPVAHLHTSGVLDGTLCADGFCPSRPVDRKTMAVWIVRLLDARDPRPITESRFDDVDPAGFHGRFIERLAELGVTAGCGDGRGFCPDRGASRAQVAVLLSRAYDLPEGPDPGFSDVASDAWYAADVARLAASGITAGCGDGTGFCPDRDTTRGQMAIFLHRAETADTAGDPAG; encoded by the coding sequence ATGCGAAGAGGTCTGATGTCGGGCAGGAGGCCTGCCGCGATAGCGGTGCTGGTTGTCGCCGCGGCGGCTGTGGCTGTGTTGTGCCTGTCGGTGCCGGCTGGTGCGGGTGGGCATCGGGCGGTGCGGACGTTTGACGCGGCTGTGGTGGAGCCCGGCGGTGAGGTGGAGGTGCGGATCAGGGCGCGGGACTTCGGACAGTTCGGCAGGGTCAGCGAGGCGCTGCCCGAGGGGTGGACCTACTCGGGTTCGAGCCTGCCTGAGGCCGCGGTCACCGTCGAGGACGGCGGTGTGGTCCGGTTCTTGTTGTTGAACCCGGAGCCGTCCTCGACGTTTGCGTTCACCTACACGTTGACCGCGCCCGACACCGACGGGGTGTTCGCTCTGTCGGGGACTATCGAGGATTCCGCCCGGGCCAGCGTGGCTGTCCTCGGGCACCGCGAGATCGTGGTGGTGGACGCCTCATATACGGAGCCGGTAGCGCACCTTCACACCTCCGGCGTTCTCGACGGCACGCTGTGTGCTGACGGTTTCTGCCCCAGCCGGCCGGTAGACCGCAAGACCATGGCGGTGTGGATCGTGCGCCTCCTCGACGCAAGGGATCCCCGCCCGATCACCGAGTCGAGGTTCGACGATGTGGACCCGGCCGGCTTCCATGGCCGGTTCATCGAGCGGCTGGCTGAGCTGGGTGTGACCGCCGGATGCGGCGACGGCCGCGGGTTCTGCCCCGACCGCGGCGCTTCGCGGGCGCAGGTGGCGGTGTTGTTGTCACGGGCCTACGACCTGCCCGAGGGTCCCGACCCCGGTTTCAGCGACGTGGCCTCCGACGCCTGGTACGCGGCTGATGTGGCCAGGCTCGCGGCGTCGGGCATCACGGCGGGCTGCGGCGACGGGACCGGGTTCTGCCCCGACCGCGACACCACACGCGGCCAGATGGCCATATTCCTGCACCGCGCCGAGACCGCCGACACTGCCGGCGACCCCGCCGGTTAG